The following proteins come from a genomic window of Candidatus Obscuribacter sp.:
- a CDS encoding 1-acyl-sn-glycerol-3-phosphate acyltransferase: MSQFLSNYRDFLKQSAKSDRYHGFDMRVLARVEPVLSFLFHDWWRVDFNGLEKLPRDGAALIVGNSGSFLPWPAFMLLYALMSSRHNPRRVHIVADLDWIKDERLYSFLVELGFVPFSSANMKRLFAKDELVAIFPEGVPGLAKPYMGRDRLNVFDWVKILPAVEENVPIFPLATLGCDEAVPILTNFEKAAKFLNLPAFPITPFFPWLPFPLNLASLPTKWHMSLIKPLDYQAATDRDQVEETSMRQSQFAVGEIQAELNRLLRQQWRHQG, from the coding sequence GTGAGTCAATTTCTTTCCAACTATCGAGACTTTTTAAAACAGTCTGCCAAGTCAGATCGCTATCATGGTTTTGATATGCGTGTCCTGGCTAGAGTAGAGCCGGTTTTGAGCTTTCTTTTCCATGACTGGTGGCGGGTTGATTTTAACGGACTCGAAAAACTCCCCCGTGATGGTGCAGCACTTATAGTCGGCAATTCAGGCAGCTTTTTGCCCTGGCCTGCTTTTATGTTGCTCTATGCTCTGATGAGCAGCCGTCACAATCCCCGTCGCGTACATATAGTCGCTGACCTGGATTGGATTAAAGACGAGCGCCTTTATAGCTTTCTTGTTGAGCTTGGTTTTGTGCCATTTTCATCAGCCAATATGAAGCGTCTTTTTGCCAAAGACGAATTAGTGGCAATCTTCCCCGAAGGCGTGCCAGGACTGGCTAAGCCTTATATGGGCAGAGACAGACTAAATGTATTTGACTGGGTCAAAATTTTGCCAGCTGTTGAAGAAAACGTACCGATATTTCCTCTAGCCACTCTTGGTTGTGATGAAGCGGTGCCAATTTTGACCAACTTCGAAAAAGCCGCGAAGTTTCTCAATTTGCCAGCATTTCCAATTACGCCATTTTTCCCTTGGCTGCCATTTCCGCTCAACCTGGCATCACTGCCTACCAAATGGCATATGAGTTTGATTAAGCCACTCGACTATCAAGCTGCCACCGACCGTGATCAGGTGGAAGAAACTTCCATGCGTCAATCACAGTTTGCTGTAGGTGAGATTCAAGCTGAGCTTAACCGTTTGCTCAGACAGCAGTGGCGCCACCAGGGTTAG
- a CDS encoding serine/threonine protein kinase, translating into MTEEPTQYTLNLNGPKGRITLRILAFTAPLYLIAAPLWIFAGGTIGLEKLSIFAQILLFVPSLIAAWGLFHLLNKVITISLYSKNSKLSTHQTYLANIDKVSLLPEKNSITITRGRKVVTAPLKNLDQTNTDRLLEILKKLPKLQNGQGLTTELVKLKRQGQLDASVKLKYSSHMMMRRTIEAIKEGERTFWSMWTFGWSTLALFLLSNLLFKESPLFLPFQIMSDVLLGVVGLLVYAAVLPSTLFVTYLTKDIYGQLFIVFAAVTTLCWLWSMLLRPNRILLDKEGIAKIFDCGLKEFVIEKIRWSEVADVSLLTKTDELCFKLNTPGKAPLLLMLGGLRSAQSRADLFKAIQKNIPDVARDPSIETSLSDNQASTFTQLWLSSLAIPPKREMLAPLEHGHTLEEGRYVIESTLAAGGQGVAYIAKSAELSFKTQGEISDTDDSQKTKHVILKESVLPLFVDEQSRKKAIDKFEQEALLLKKLDSPHIVKLLDYFIEDHRTYFVLEHIDGMDLRKIVETDGAMSADKVLNIARQMSDILEYLHNLSPPVVHRDFTADNLVLNNQNKLKLIDFEVAHEGIQKSTATVVGKHCYIPPEQLRGKPEPASDLYAMGCTLYYLYTGKEPEPLSRQSILTQEQIATAEEDEITLHNIVNQLTGLEPTKRLTNKGLRSLLNIEPSQTNQCQTIELKAEKELAP; encoded by the coding sequence ATGACCGAAGAACCGACCCAATACACACTTAACCTGAATGGTCCTAAAGGCAGAATCACCTTGAGGATTTTGGCTTTTACAGCGCCTTTGTATTTGATAGCAGCGCCATTGTGGATTTTTGCTGGCGGGACCATAGGCCTAGAAAAACTCTCCATCTTTGCGCAGATACTATTGTTCGTACCCAGCTTAATTGCAGCATGGGGGCTATTTCATCTACTCAACAAAGTGATTACAATCAGCCTCTACTCAAAAAACTCAAAGCTTTCAACTCATCAAACTTATTTAGCCAACATTGACAAAGTCAGTTTACTGCCCGAAAAGAACAGCATAACCATCACCAGGGGTCGTAAAGTTGTAACAGCTCCTCTAAAAAATCTGGACCAAACAAATACAGACAGACTTTTGGAGATACTCAAAAAGCTACCCAAATTGCAGAACGGACAGGGACTTACTACTGAGCTGGTAAAACTTAAGCGCCAGGGACAATTGGATGCCAGTGTCAAACTTAAATATTCCAGTCACATGATGATGCGGCGCACAATCGAAGCAATCAAAGAGGGAGAGCGCACCTTTTGGAGTATGTGGACTTTTGGCTGGTCCACATTGGCACTTTTTTTGTTATCCAATCTACTCTTCAAAGAATCTCCACTATTTTTGCCCTTTCAAATCATGTCTGACGTGCTATTGGGTGTTGTCGGACTGCTAGTCTACGCAGCAGTATTACCAAGCACACTCTTTGTCACTTACCTGACCAAGGATATTTACGGTCAATTATTCATTGTGTTTGCCGCAGTTACTACATTGTGTTGGCTATGGAGCATGCTACTTAGACCAAACAGAATACTATTGGACAAAGAAGGCATCGCTAAAATATTTGACTGTGGGCTAAAAGAATTTGTCATCGAAAAAATCCGCTGGTCAGAGGTAGCTGATGTCTCGCTACTGACTAAGACAGACGAGCTTTGCTTTAAGCTCAATACTCCTGGCAAAGCGCCACTACTATTGATGCTCGGTGGCTTACGCAGTGCGCAGAGCAGAGCAGACTTGTTTAAAGCTATTCAAAAAAACATACCTGATGTGGCAAGAGATCCATCCATAGAGACAAGCCTGAGCGACAATCAAGCATCGACCTTTACTCAACTATGGCTATCATCACTGGCCATCCCTCCTAAAAGAGAAATGCTGGCACCGCTGGAGCACGGACATACATTAGAAGAAGGTCGCTATGTCATAGAAAGCACACTGGCGGCAGGCGGACAGGGTGTAGCATACATAGCCAAAAGCGCTGAACTATCATTTAAAACACAAGGAGAGATTAGCGATACAGACGACTCTCAAAAGACAAAACACGTAATCCTCAAAGAATCAGTATTGCCTCTGTTTGTAGACGAGCAATCACGCAAAAAGGCAATTGACAAATTTGAACAAGAGGCACTATTACTAAAGAAATTAGATAGTCCGCACATAGTTAAATTGCTCGATTATTTTATTGAGGACCATCGCACTTACTTTGTCCTTGAGCATATTGACGGCATGGACTTGAGAAAAATCGTAGAGACAGATGGTGCGATGTCAGCAGACAAAGTGCTAAACATAGCAAGACAAATGAGTGATATCCTCGAGTACCTGCACAACTTATCACCACCAGTGGTGCACCGTGACTTTACAGCAGACAATCTCGTTTTAAACAACCAAAACAAGCTCAAACTCATTGACTTTGAAGTGGCCCACGAAGGCATACAAAAATCCACAGCCACTGTGGTGGGCAAACATTGCTATATCCCACCAGAACAACTGCGCGGTAAACCTGAACCAGCGTCAGATCTCTATGCCATGGGTTGTACACTCTATTATCTTTATACCGGCAAAGAACCCGAGCCATTATCGAGGCAGAGTATTCTCACCCAGGAACAGATTGCTACAGCCGAAGAAGACGAAATAACATTGCACAACATAGTCAATCAACTAACCGGCCTTGAACCAACTAAAAGATTGACCAATAAGGGTCTGAGGAGCCTCCTCAATATAGAGCCATCGCAGACCAATCAGTGTCAAACAATCGAGCTTAAAGCCGAAAAGGAACTGGCACCATGA
- a CDS encoding serine/threonine protein kinase — MQLKDALSAPMLSQGDLTYTDIWQAELESRYTTTAFMPLEPGHKLKGGNLEVLKQLAFGGLSAVYLCQLNKLDLIVLKESVVPLNSKESLKNKAAEMFKREASLLVNLDHPQLVKVVDFFTENDRTYLLLGYQEGLNLRQLIREQGPQSESRVIEIALSLVQPLNYLHSLSPPVVHRDISPENIILKEDDTAVLIDFGAANEYLGTATGTMVGKQCYVSPEQFKGKASTESDLYSLGATLYYLLTGSDPTPISVSSPKEARPEISEKLDSIVQSLTALEIEDRITTAHELEELLVALRLLR; from the coding sequence ATGCAACTAAAAGATGCACTAAGCGCTCCCATGCTCTCTCAAGGTGATCTTACCTATACAGACATCTGGCAAGCCGAGCTGGAGAGTCGCTACACCACCACTGCCTTTATGCCGCTGGAGCCTGGACACAAGCTCAAAGGCGGTAATCTAGAGGTCTTAAAGCAACTGGCCTTTGGTGGGCTATCTGCCGTCTATTTATGCCAGCTAAACAAACTAGATCTAATTGTCCTTAAAGAGTCTGTGGTGCCATTAAATAGCAAAGAATCTCTCAAAAACAAAGCGGCTGAAATGTTTAAGCGCGAAGCCTCTCTGCTAGTCAATCTAGACCATCCACAGCTGGTAAAAGTAGTAGACTTTTTTACAGAAAACGACCGCACCTATCTACTGCTCGGCTATCAAGAAGGTCTCAACTTGCGTCAACTCATCAGAGAGCAAGGTCCCCAGAGCGAAAGCCGAGTGATTGAAATAGCGCTATCACTAGTCCAACCACTCAACTATCTCCACAGCTTGTCACCACCAGTAGTGCACCGCGACATCAGCCCCGAAAACATTATCCTCAAAGAAGACGACACCGCAGTCCTGATAGATTTTGGCGCGGCCAATGAATATCTGGGCACAGCCACAGGCACAATGGTAGGCAAACAGTGTTATGTATCGCCTGAGCAGTTTAAGGGTAAAGCCAGCACAGAGTCAGATCTGTATTCACTGGGAGCGACTCTCTATTATCTACTTACAGGCAGCGATCCCACACCTATAAGTGTGTCATCACCAAAAGAAGCAAGACCAGAAATATCAGAAAAACTAGACTCTATTGTCCAGAGCCTGACGGCACTTGAAATAGAAGACCGTATCACTACGGCCCATGAGCTAGAGGAGTTACTCGTTGCCTTGAGGCTCTTGCGGTAG